The Fibrobacter sp. UWR2 genome contains a region encoding:
- a CDS encoding hydroxymethylpyrimidine/phosphomethylpyrimidine kinase encodes MSSEKMTYALTVAGFDGSAGAGFVADIKTMAHFGVYGQAVCTALTQQNEEEFVAPGWVIWDRIEAQLETLFKKHKFKYVKIGLVEKARTLKRIVDFVRNESPDAFIVWDPIASASAGFHFMRETDKFIPVMKSIDLVTPNQDEFAYLGLGLAQSRGEIHMGQDFAVLLKGGHARGKESVDTLWYKDELCKFRSPRLPGKGKHGTGCVLSSAILANVALGHDLPEACQIAKNYMDEFLQSGEGRLGFV; translated from the coding sequence ATGTCCAGTGAAAAAATGACATATGCGCTTACTGTGGCGGGCTTTGACGGCTCCGCCGGTGCGGGCTTTGTTGCCGACATCAAGACGATGGCGCACTTTGGCGTGTACGGCCAGGCGGTATGTACGGCGCTCACGCAACAGAACGAAGAAGAGTTTGTCGCCCCGGGCTGGGTCATATGGGACCGCATCGAGGCGCAGCTTGAAACGCTCTTTAAAAAGCATAAGTTCAAGTACGTGAAGATTGGCCTCGTGGAGAAGGCGCGCACGCTCAAGCGCATTGTGGATTTTGTCCGTAATGAATCTCCGGACGCGTTTATCGTGTGGGACCCGATTGCGAGTGCTTCGGCGGGGTTCCACTTTATGCGCGAGACCGACAAGTTTATCCCCGTAATGAAGTCGATTGACCTCGTGACTCCGAATCAGGACGAGTTTGCCTACCTGGGGCTCGGGCTTGCGCAGTCCCGCGGCGAAATCCACATGGGGCAGGACTTTGCGGTGCTGCTGAAGGGCGGGCACGCTCGGGGCAAGGAATCTGTCGATACGCTGTGGTACAAGGACGAACTGTGCAAGTTCAGGAGCCCGCGGCTCCCCGGCAAGGGCAAACACGGCACGGGCTGCGTGCTCTCTTCTGCAATTCTTGCGAACGTGGCGCTCGGACACGACCTGCCAGAAGCCTGCCAGATAGCGAAGAACTACATGGACGAATTTCTCCAGAGCGGGGAAGGCCGCCTCGGGTTTGTCTAA
- a CDS encoding FISUMP domain-containing protein gives MKRLGAFFAILFCLVACDDDESFMTRPSDDSELSSSSKKDGSSSSGKGKSSSAEKDASSSSKKAGSSSSSSEGKLAEVSSSSLESCEELKARLLPEGVKYGTMTDERDGHVYKTLYVGDYMWMAENLDYDYKVEGDSSEGSCTTRCCEMLGRSYQWKDAIDSAGVFSGDAAGCGYKATSRQCTQTEPTQGICPEGWHLPSSSEWNRLFGYVSSSRLGLEGNYWTSYDASGEEATAVSARDTSRKLELDDKYHYKFIRCVKNDFDATTWNWLVSKEERFNPDIEYGELKDERDNQVYRTVTVGEQTWMAENLNYIDTNNVSYCYNWNPRSCSVAGRLYRTFNRDSTCPAGWRIPSESDWRILFNSVGGENRASMALKTARGWNGIDEVGFSILPAGYQYYSSGYGSSGPVFAGSGEVTQFLPNVVVRNSGLHFEYNPTANEGSYIRCIKVETTED, from the coding sequence ATGAAGCGTTTGGGAGCTTTTTTCGCAATATTGTTTTGCCTTGTCGCCTGTGATGACGACGAGTCGTTTATGACAAGGCCGAGTGACGATAGTGAACTTTCGTCGTCTAGTAAGAAAGACGGGTCTTCGTCGAGCGGGAAAGGCAAATCCTCCTCTGCCGAAAAGGATGCTTCGTCTTCGAGCAAAAAAGCGGGCTCGTCGAGCAGTTCCAGCGAAGGTAAATTGGCTGAAGTGTCTAGCAGTTCTCTTGAAAGCTGCGAGGAACTCAAGGCAAGGCTACTTCCGGAGGGCGTGAAGTATGGAACCATGACTGACGAACGCGACGGCCATGTCTACAAGACCCTCTATGTCGGGGATTATATGTGGATGGCCGAGAACCTGGATTACGATTACAAGGTGGAAGGGGACTCCAGCGAGGGCAGCTGCACCACTAGGTGTTGTGAGATGCTAGGCCGTTCGTACCAGTGGAAAGATGCGATTGATTCTGCCGGTGTATTCTCGGGGGACGCCGCCGGTTGCGGCTATAAGGCGACTTCGAGACAATGCACGCAGACAGAACCTACGCAGGGAATTTGTCCGGAAGGCTGGCACTTGCCCAGTTCGTCTGAATGGAACCGCTTGTTTGGATATGTAAGTTCTTCGCGCCTAGGCCTTGAAGGGAACTATTGGACGTCGTATGACGCTTCGGGTGAGGAGGCTACTGCGGTATCCGCGAGGGATACCTCCAGAAAACTTGAACTTGACGATAAATACCATTACAAATTTATTCGCTGTGTGAAAAATGACTTTGATGCAACCACCTGGAACTGGCTGGTTTCCAAGGAAGAACGCTTTAATCCGGATATAGAGTATGGCGAGCTGAAGGATGAACGCGATAATCAAGTCTATAGGACCGTGACGGTGGGTGAGCAGACCTGGATGGCGGAAAACCTGAACTACATTGACACAAATAACGTCTCATATTGTTACAACTGGAATCCCAGAAGTTGCAGCGTGGCCGGTCGCTTATACCGCACTTTCAATAGGGATTCGACATGCCCTGCAGGGTGGCGTATTCCGAGCGAGTCTGACTGGCGGATTCTTTTTAATTCTGTTGGCGGGGAGAACAGGGCGAGCATGGCGCTGAAAACTGCTCGCGGATGGAACGGCATTGACGAGGTGGGCTTTAGTATACTCCCTGCAGGGTACCAATATTATTCATCCGGATATGGTTCATCGGGCCCCGTGTTTGCAGGAAGCGGCGAAGTAACCCAATTCTTGCCGAATGTCGTGGTGCGGAATAGCGGGCTGCATTTTGAATACAACCCGACTGCAAATGAAGGCTCGTACATTCGCTGCATTAAGGTGGAAACTACGGAAGACTAG